A genome region from Dehalococcoidia bacterium includes the following:
- the ispG gene encoding flavodoxin-dependent (E)-4-hydroxy-3-methylbut-2-enyl-diphosphate synthase — protein MFTLAPRRKTRPIWVGTVQIGGDAPIAVQSMTNTDTADVAATLRQIRELAELGCDIVRVAVPDREAAEALPELVKKSPVPLIADIHFDHRLALMALRAGIHGLRLNPGTIRDQEKVKEVVREAKARQVPIRVGVNEGSLPPLPPLKEGEEPPPKWRRMVDAALWEIQILEDLGFSDIKISLKAFDVPTMVTAYREMAKLVEYPFHLGVTEAGPPRSGAVRSAVGIGILLAEGIGDTIRVSLAADPREEVPVAWEILKALNLRQRGPTIVACPTCGRIEIDMLPLVEKVEAYFQRLGYPITVAVMGCVVNGPGEAREADIGIAGGKGKGAIFRKGQVVRVVPEDQFLTALIEEGHKVIQERFGQAPPPPQTPSEEVIPLTVAQDPPGRVGRR, from the coding sequence ATGTTCACCTTGGCCCCCCGCCGCAAGACCAGGCCCATCTGGGTGGGGACGGTGCAGATCGGAGGCGACGCTCCCATCGCCGTCCAGTCCATGACCAATACCGACACGGCCGACGTGGCGGCCACCCTGCGTCAGATCCGGGAGCTGGCGGAGCTGGGCTGTGACATAGTGCGGGTGGCGGTGCCCGATAGGGAGGCGGCGGAGGCCCTGCCGGAGCTGGTGAAGAAGAGCCCCGTCCCCCTCATCGCCGACATCCATTTCGACCACCGCCTGGCCCTCATGGCCCTGCGGGCGGGCATTCACGGCCTGCGCCTCAACCCAGGCACCATCCGTGACCAGGAGAAGGTGAAGGAGGTGGTGAGGGAGGCCAAGGCCCGCCAGGTGCCCATCCGGGTTGGGGTCAACGAGGGCAGCCTCCCCCCCCTTCCCCCCCTCAAGGAAGGGGAGGAGCCACCTCCCAAATGGCGGCGTATGGTGGATGCTGCCCTCTGGGAGATCCAGATCCTGGAGGACCTGGGGTTCTCCGACATCAAGATCTCCCTCAAGGCCTTCGATGTGCCCACTATGGTCACCGCCTACCGCGAGATGGCCAAGTTGGTGGAATACCCCTTCCACCTGGGGGTGACGGAGGCTGGTCCTCCCAGGTCGGGGGCGGTGCGCTCGGCGGTGGGCATCGGCATCCTCCTGGCTGAGGGGATCGGGGACACCATCCGCGTCTCCTTGGCTGCCGACCCGCGGGAGGAGGTGCCGGTGGCCTGGGAGATCCTCAAGGCCCTCAACCTCCGTCAGCGGGGGCCCACCATCGTGGCCTGCCCCACCTGCGGCCGCATCGAGATCGACATGCTCCCCCTGGTGGAGAAGGTGGAGGCCTATTTCCAGAGGCTGGGTTATCCTATCACCGTGGCCGTCATGGGGTGCGTGGTCAACGGCCCCGGTGAGGCCCGGGAGGCAGACATCGGCATCGCCGGCGGCAAGGGGAAGGGGGCCATCTTCCGCAAGGGCCAGGTGGTACGAGTGGTGCCCGAGGATCAGTTCCTCACGGCCCTCATCGAGGAGGGGCATAAGGTGATACAGGAGAGGTTTGGGCAGGCCCCTCCCCCTCCCCAGACCCCCTCCGAGGAGGTCATCCCCCTGACGGTGGCCCAGGATCCCCCGGGGCGGGTGGGGCGCCGCTAG
- a CDS encoding TIM barrel protein: MWWQGRFPNLGEFARAARRLGFPNVEISYVVGPEGVEELLASHEVGITSVHNPVPRVFIDGRSSEQFNLAATDEDERRLAVELGRRTLEVAARAGARAVVVHMGHLPQGLAPERELRRLYDQGLREGEEVEALRSMCRRLRAEAVPPYLEQARRSLEELAEKATSLGVAIALENRFHYHEIPTVEEAQQLLSPYPPHLVGYWHDVGHAEVLDRLGLVPKERWLKELGDRCLGSHLHDVVGLTDHRAPGQGTADWDYISRYLPAHALRVLEINQEVPEEQVVGALDFLRQRGLL; the protein is encoded by the coding sequence ATGTGGTGGCAGGGGCGGTTCCCCAACCTGGGGGAGTTCGCTCGTGCTGCCCGGCGCCTGGGGTTCCCCAACGTGGAGATAAGCTACGTGGTGGGGCCAGAGGGGGTGGAGGAGCTGCTGGCTTCCCATGAGGTGGGCATCACGTCGGTCCATAACCCTGTCCCCCGCGTCTTCATCGATGGACGGAGCAGCGAACAGTTCAACCTGGCCGCCACCGACGAGGACGAGAGGCGTCTGGCGGTGGAGCTGGGACGCCGCACCCTGGAGGTGGCCGCCCGAGCGGGAGCCAGGGCGGTGGTGGTGCACATGGGCCATCTGCCCCAGGGCTTGGCGCCGGAGCGCGAGCTCCGCCGTCTCTATGACCAAGGCCTAAGGGAGGGGGAGGAGGTGGAGGCCTTGCGCAGCATGTGCCGCCGCCTTCGGGCGGAGGCAGTGCCGCCCTACCTAGAGCAGGCCCGGCGCTCTCTGGAGGAGCTGGCCGAGAAGGCCACCTCCCTGGGGGTGGCCATCGCCCTAGAGAACCGGTTCCACTATCACGAAATCCCCACCGTCGAAGAGGCGCAGCAGCTCCTGTCTCCCTATCCCCCTCACCTAGTAGGATACTGGCACGACGTGGGCCACGCTGAGGTCCTAGACCGCCTGGGCCTGGTGCCCAAGGAGAGGTGGCTGAAGGAGCTGGGGGACCGCTGCCTGGGCTCTCACCTACACGATGTGGTAGGCCTTACCGACCACCGTGCTCCCGGCCAAGGGACCGCCGATTGGGACTACATCTCCCGCTATCTCCCTGCCCATGCCCTGCGGGTGCTAGAGATCAACCAAGAGGTGCCGGAGGAGCAAGTGGTTGGAGCCCTCGACTTTTTGCGCCAGCGTGGCCTGCTGTGA
- a CDS encoding proline--tRNA ligase has product MRLSQLFGRTMRQPPAEAETASHRLLVQAGLVAQLAAGIYSYLPLAWKVLRKIEDIVREEMDAAGGQELHLPALHPLEIWQASGRHQTMRDVLFHVQDKRGREFVLGPTHEEVITDLFKRYVRSYRDLPLLVYQIQTKFRDEPRPRAGLIRLREFIMKDLYSFDADWEGLDVSYQKMLEAYARVFQRCGVPAVPVLADAGAMGGRDTHEFMYLTDVGEDSCLFCPACGYAANAEVATFRKLPVHADEPPRPLEEVHTPGVTTIAQLARFLGVPESRTCKAVFYMADGRPVLAAVRGDMDVNQTKLKRAIGAVELHYMAEDEVARAGLVAGSASAVGLEGAIVVADDLLLQERNLVAGANRPDYHLLNVNYGRDWQADVVADIALAGHGHPCPQCGEPLELRRGVELGQVFKLGTHYSEKMGATFLDRDGQRRPAIMGCYGIGIDRLLAVVVEANHDKDGIIWPRELAPYRGHLVAIAVDRPEVREVAEEIYRRLKAAGLEPLYDDREETPGVKLKDADLLGMPLRVTVSPRTLERGAAELKLRSSPETRLVPLEEVVQAVAQA; this is encoded by the coding sequence ATGCGCCTCTCGCAGCTCTTCGGCCGCACCATGCGCCAGCCTCCGGCGGAGGCGGAGACGGCCTCTCACCGCCTGTTGGTGCAGGCGGGGCTGGTGGCCCAGCTGGCTGCCGGCATCTATTCCTACTTGCCCCTGGCCTGGAAGGTGCTGCGCAAGATAGAGGACATCGTGCGGGAGGAGATGGACGCTGCCGGCGGCCAGGAGCTGCACCTCCCTGCCCTCCACCCCCTGGAGATCTGGCAGGCCTCGGGCCGCCATCAGACCATGCGGGATGTCCTCTTCCACGTGCAGGACAAACGGGGGAGGGAGTTCGTCCTGGGCCCTACCCACGAGGAGGTCATCACCGACCTCTTCAAGCGCTACGTCCGCTCCTACCGGGACCTCCCCCTTCTGGTCTACCAGATCCAGACCAAGTTCCGGGACGAGCCCCGCCCCCGCGCCGGCCTCATACGGCTGCGGGAGTTCATTATGAAGGACCTCTACAGCTTCGATGCCGACTGGGAGGGGCTGGACGTCTCTTACCAGAAGATGCTGGAGGCCTATGCCCGGGTCTTCCAACGGTGCGGGGTGCCAGCGGTGCCCGTCCTGGCCGATGCTGGTGCCATGGGTGGCAGGGACACCCATGAGTTCATGTACTTGACGGATGTGGGCGAGGACTCCTGTCTCTTCTGCCCCGCCTGCGGCTATGCGGCCAACGCTGAGGTGGCCACCTTCCGCAAACTCCCTGTCCACGCCGATGAGCCCCCCAGGCCCCTGGAGGAGGTCCACACCCCAGGGGTCACCACCATCGCCCAGCTGGCCCGCTTCCTGGGAGTGCCCGAGTCCCGGACCTGCAAGGCCGTCTTCTACATGGCCGATGGCCGCCCTGTCCTGGCCGCCGTCCGGGGGGATATGGACGTCAACCAGACCAAGCTAAAGCGGGCCATTGGTGCTGTGGAACTCCACTACATGGCGGAGGACGAGGTGGCCCGGGCTGGCCTGGTGGCCGGCTCTGCCTCCGCTGTGGGCCTTGAGGGGGCCATAGTGGTGGCCGACGACCTCCTCCTGCAAGAACGGAACCTGGTGGCAGGTGCCAACCGCCCCGATTATCACCTCCTGAACGTCAACTATGGGCGGGACTGGCAGGCGGACGTAGTGGCCGATATCGCCCTGGCCGGCCATGGCCATCCCTGCCCCCAGTGCGGTGAGCCCCTGGAGCTGCGGCGAGGGGTGGAGCTGGGGCAGGTCTTCAAGTTGGGGACCCATTACTCGGAGAAGATGGGGGCTACCTTCCTGGATAGGGATGGGCAGCGCCGGCCGGCCATCATGGGCTGTTATGGCATCGGCATCGACCGGCTGCTGGCGGTGGTAGTGGAGGCCAACCACGATAAGGACGGCATCATCTGGCCCCGCGAGCTGGCCCCCTATCGGGGGCATCTGGTGGCCATCGCCGTGGACCGCCCAGAGGTGAGGGAGGTGGCCGAGGAGATCTACCGCCGACTCAAGGCCGCTGGACTGGAGCCCCTCTACGACGACCGTGAGGAGACACCAGGGGTCAAGCTCAAGGACGCCGACCTCCTGGGCATGCCCCTACGCGTCACCGTCAGCCCCCGCACCTTAGAGAGGGGAGCGGCGGAGCTGAAACTGCGGAGCTCACCTGAGACCCGCCTCGTGCCTTTGGAGGAAGTGGTGCAGGCGGTGGCTCAGGCCTAG
- a CDS encoding bifunctional (p)ppGpp synthetase/guanosine-3',5'-bis(diphosphate) 3'-pyrophosphohydrolase codes for MKARNISPQELLERARQYLPSTGVALVERALEFASRCHQGQFRRSGDPAITHPLHTAYSMAELQLDAETVAAALLHDVQEDCGIPNQDLRQLFGEGVASLVEGVTKLGQIPWETLEDRAAGERMQAENLRKMFLAMARDLRVVLIKLADRLHNMLTLYALPREDQVRIARETLEIYAPLAARLGIWQFKWQLEDLAFRYLEPDKYRAIADMLATKREARQRYINHVCRLLQEELSRHGLSAQVQGRAKHIYSIYQKMQRYAAEGRNPHEIYDLLAVRILVDSVPECYRALGIVHSIFTPLPGTFDDYIAKPKQSMYQSLHTTVMGPGGRPLEVQIRTHEMHQVAEYGVAAHWRYKEGEKPDRRYQERLAWLRQLLQWHQEMAGAQELVEAIKSDIFQDQVFVFTPKGEVKELPRGATPIDFAYRIHTDLGHRCVGAKVNGRLVPLNYQLQNGDVVEIIVSKTAKGPSRDWLNPELGYVHTSHARQKIRQWFKRQERAENVARGREMLLKELSRLGLELAQVEGELVRAFGLTDVEELFFRLGYGELSPHQVLTRIPHLLEPPPQAPHRPRHQPLVSAAGVRVLGSGDLLTRLARCCQPMPGDPIVGYVSRGEGVSVHRTDCPNLPALERERLVEVEWGAPGHVYPVAVRIDAWDRVGLMRDISTLVAEEGVNMTGIRSQEHDDGTITIYVTLETQGLSQLIRLLAKLEGVRGVTAVKRELSPTARGA; via the coding sequence ATGAAGGCCCGTAACATCTCCCCTCAGGAGCTCCTTGAGCGGGCACGCCAATACCTACCCTCCACCGGCGTAGCCTTGGTGGAGAGGGCCTTGGAGTTTGCCTCCCGCTGCCACCAAGGCCAATTCCGCCGCTCCGGCGACCCAGCCATCACCCACCCCTTGCACACGGCCTATAGCATGGCCGAGCTACAGCTGGACGCCGAGACAGTGGCCGCCGCCCTCCTCCACGACGTGCAGGAGGACTGTGGCATCCCCAACCAAGATCTTCGCCAGCTCTTCGGGGAAGGGGTGGCCTCCCTAGTGGAAGGGGTCACCAAGCTGGGCCAGATCCCTTGGGAGACCTTGGAGGACCGGGCTGCAGGGGAGAGGATGCAGGCCGAAAACTTGCGCAAGATGTTCTTGGCCATGGCCCGCGACCTGCGGGTGGTCCTCATCAAGCTGGCCGACCGCCTCCACAACATGCTCACCCTGTACGCTCTCCCCCGGGAGGACCAGGTGCGCATCGCCCGCGAGACCCTGGAGATCTACGCCCCTCTGGCTGCCCGCCTGGGCATCTGGCAGTTCAAGTGGCAGCTGGAGGACTTGGCCTTCCGCTACCTGGAGCCCGACAAGTACCGGGCCATCGCCGATATGCTGGCCACCAAGCGGGAGGCCCGTCAGCGCTATATCAACCATGTGTGCCGTCTCCTCCAGGAGGAGCTTTCCCGCCACGGTCTCTCGGCCCAGGTGCAGGGGCGGGCCAAGCACATCTACAGCATCTACCAGAAGATGCAGCGGTACGCCGCTGAGGGGCGCAACCCCCACGAGATCTATGACTTGCTGGCAGTGCGCATCTTGGTGGACAGCGTGCCCGAGTGTTATCGGGCCCTGGGCATCGTCCATAGCATCTTCACCCCCCTGCCGGGCACCTTCGACGACTACATCGCCAAGCCCAAGCAGAGCATGTACCAATCCCTGCACACCACTGTGATGGGCCCCGGGGGCCGCCCCTTAGAGGTGCAGATCCGCACCCACGAGATGCACCAGGTGGCCGAATACGGCGTGGCCGCCCACTGGCGCTACAAGGAGGGGGAGAAACCGGACCGCCGATACCAAGAGCGACTGGCCTGGCTGCGCCAGCTCCTGCAGTGGCACCAAGAGATGGCTGGCGCCCAGGAGCTAGTGGAGGCCATCAAGAGTGACATCTTCCAAGACCAGGTCTTCGTCTTCACCCCCAAGGGGGAGGTGAAGGAGCTCCCCCGTGGTGCCACCCCCATCGACTTCGCCTACCGCATCCACACCGACCTGGGCCACCGGTGCGTGGGGGCCAAGGTCAACGGCCGCCTCGTCCCCCTCAATTACCAGCTCCAGAACGGCGACGTGGTGGAGATCATCGTCAGCAAGACAGCCAAAGGGCCCTCCCGCGACTGGCTCAACCCTGAGCTGGGCTACGTCCATACCAGCCACGCCCGCCAGAAGATACGTCAATGGTTCAAGCGGCAGGAGCGGGCGGAAAACGTGGCCCGCGGCCGCGAGATGCTCCTTAAGGAGCTCTCCCGCCTCGGCCTGGAGCTGGCCCAGGTAGAGGGAGAGCTTGTGCGGGCCTTCGGCCTCACGGACGTGGAGGAGCTCTTCTTCCGCCTGGGATACGGGGAGTTAAGCCCTCACCAGGTCCTCACCCGCATACCCCACCTTTTGGAGCCGCCCCCTCAGGCGCCCCATCGCCCTCGCCATCAGCCCTTGGTCTCGGCAGCTGGCGTGCGGGTGCTGGGCAGTGGCGACCTCCTCACTCGTCTGGCCCGTTGTTGCCAGCCTATGCCTGGCGACCCCATCGTGGGATATGTCTCTCGTGGGGAGGGAGTATCGGTGCACCGCACCGACTGCCCCAACCTGCCAGCCCTGGAGCGGGAGCGGCTGGTGGAGGTGGAGTGGGGTGCCCCGGGCCACGTCTACCCCGTGGCCGTGCGCATCGACGCCTGGGACCGAGTAGGCCTCATGCGCGATATCTCCACCCTAGTGGCCGAGGAGGGGGTGAACATGACGGGCATCCGCTCCCAGGAGCACGATGATGGGACCATCACCATCTACGTGACCCTGGAGACCCAGGGCCTCTCTCAGCTCATCCGCCTCCTGGCCAAGCTGGAAGGGGTTCGCGGGGTTACGGCCGTCAAGAGGGAGTTGAGCCCTACGGCCCGGGGAGCCTGA
- a CDS encoding SDR family oxidoreductase: MRIEGARAIVTGASSGIGRATARALALAGAHVVLASRQREALEELAQELAEAPGRCLVVPTDVRERESVQAMTNETLEALGGIDILINNAGLGLDATVAEGDVDNMRYVLDVNLLGAIHCIQAVVPHMRAQGRGVIVNVSSVAARVAMPYGAIYSATKAALAALSSALRVELAPYGIKVVAVFPGYTATPFHRHSIKEVELPTPSPLLRAATASAVARRILRAIRREERWAYVSWADRMAVLAADLAPGLVEWGLKTLWLRSRTPRPLRDRRM; encoded by the coding sequence ATGCGCATAGAGGGCGCACGCGCCATCGTCACCGGCGCCTCCAGCGGCATCGGGCGGGCCACCGCTAGGGCCCTGGCCCTGGCTGGCGCCCATGTTGTCCTGGCCTCCCGTCAGCGGGAGGCATTAGAGGAGCTGGCCCAGGAGCTGGCAGAGGCCCCCGGACGGTGCCTGGTGGTCCCCACCGATGTCCGAGAGCGGGAATCGGTGCAGGCCATGACCAATGAGACGTTGGAGGCCCTGGGCGGGATTGACATACTCATAAATAACGCTGGCCTGGGCCTGGACGCCACCGTGGCCGAGGGAGACGTGGACAACATGCGCTATGTTCTGGACGTGAACCTGCTAGGAGCCATCCACTGCATCCAGGCCGTGGTGCCCCACATGCGGGCCCAGGGGAGAGGCGTCATAGTTAACGTCTCCTCGGTAGCTGCTAGGGTGGCTATGCCCTACGGTGCCATATACTCGGCCACCAAGGCCGCCTTGGCCGCCCTCTCCAGCGCCCTGCGGGTGGAGCTGGCCCCTTATGGGATAAAAGTCGTCGCCGTCTTCCCTGGGTATACGGCCACCCCCTTCCATCGCCACAGCATAAAAGAGGTGGAGCTGCCCACGCCCTCCCCTCTCCTCAGGGCGGCCACGGCTTCGGCCGTGGCCCGTCGCATCCTGCGGGCCATAAGGCGGGAGGAGCGATGGGCCTATGTGAGCTGGGCCGACCGCATGGCTGTGCTGGCCGCGGACCTGGCCCCCGGGCTGGTGGAATGGGGCCTTAAGACCCTCTGGCTGCGCTCCCGTACGCCCCGACCTTTGAGGGACAGAAGGATGTGA
- the hisS gene encoding histidine--tRNA ligase, producing the protein MPLRYRAPRGTQDILPEEQPYWDYVREAAQRLCRLFGYERIDTPVFEVAALFIRTTGEATDIVQKEMYVFKDRGGQEMALRPEGTAPVCRAYLEHGLASRPRPLRLWYWAPIFRYDRPQAGRYRQHHQFGVEALGDASPAMDAEVIELLWRFYQELGLEGLSIHLNSLGDDRCRPRYVEELRRYYQGRLERACPDCQARYHRNPLRLLDCKRDECQPLVAAAPPITDYLCQECLGHLEDLKEHLKALDIPYVLNPRLVRGFDYYTRTVFEVYPPQEGAQSAVGGGGRYDGLVEGLGGPPTPAVGFGTGIERIIMNLKRQEVAIPPAPRPQVYVAWQGAEARLPAVRLASQLRRQGVAAMAATGDRSLKAQMRQADARGIPYVAILGPQELAQGTVTLRRLADGHQETVPQDQLATRLMV; encoded by the coding sequence ATGCCTTTGCGCTACCGAGCTCCCCGGGGAACTCAGGACATCCTCCCCGAAGAGCAGCCCTACTGGGACTACGTGCGGGAGGCCGCTCAACGCCTCTGTCGCCTCTTCGGCTATGAGCGCATAGACACCCCCGTCTTCGAGGTGGCTGCCCTCTTCATACGCACCACGGGAGAGGCCACGGACATCGTGCAGAAGGAGATGTACGTGTTCAAGGACCGTGGTGGGCAGGAGATGGCCCTGAGGCCGGAGGGCACCGCTCCCGTTTGCCGCGCTTACCTGGAGCATGGCCTGGCCAGCCGCCCCCGCCCCCTGCGCCTCTGGTACTGGGCGCCCATCTTCCGATACGACCGTCCCCAGGCGGGCCGGTACCGTCAGCATCACCAGTTCGGGGTCGAGGCCCTGGGGGACGCCAGCCCAGCTATGGACGCCGAGGTGATAGAGCTCTTGTGGCGTTTCTACCAGGAGCTGGGGCTGGAGGGTCTCTCCATCCACCTCAACTCCCTGGGGGATGATAGATGCCGGCCGCGGTACGTGGAGGAGCTGCGCCGCTACTACCAGGGGCGGCTGGAGCGGGCCTGCCCCGATTGCCAGGCCCGTTACCACCGCAACCCCCTGCGCCTTTTGGACTGCAAGCGGGACGAGTGCCAGCCCCTTGTAGCTGCGGCCCCGCCCATCACCGACTATCTATGCCAGGAGTGCCTGGGCCACTTGGAGGACCTAAAAGAGCATCTGAAGGCCTTGGACATACCCTACGTCCTTAATCCGCGGTTGGTGCGGGGCTTCGACTACTACACACGCACCGTCTTCGAGGTGTACCCGCCCCAGGAGGGAGCGCAGTCGGCCGTAGGGGGAGGGGGCCGGTACGACGGTCTGGTGGAGGGGCTTGGCGGCCCCCCCACGCCAGCCGTGGGCTTTGGCACGGGCATCGAGCGCATCATCATGAACCTGAAGCGACAGGAGGTGGCTATTCCCCCTGCCCCCCGACCCCAGGTCTACGTGGCCTGGCAGGGAGCCGAAGCCCGCCTCCCTGCCGTGCGCCTGGCCAGCCAGCTGCGGCGGCAAGGGGTGGCGGCTATGGCTGCCACCGGCGACCGTTCCCTGAAGGCCCAGATGCGCCAGGCCGATGCCCGTGGCATCCCCTATGTGGCCATCCTGGGGCCGCAGGAGCTGGCCCAGGGCACTGTCACCCTGCGGCGCCTGGCCGATGGCCACCAGGAAACGGTGCCCCAGGACCAGCTGGCTACTAGGCTAATGGTATAA